CTGTTATAATATAGGAAGACAACTTAATAGTATTTAAACAGTTATATTAttcatgtatataactttaaaaacTTTTACAATATCAGAGTATTTTGACTAGTTATATATTGTACTTTTAAGTTACAAAACTAGAATACTTTAAACAATTatcaatttttataaattatcttAACTTATACCAATATTAAAAGTATTAGCGCATAAAAATTAAATCCAGATAAacatataaaaagaaagaaaagaccaACATGTCAATTGTTGACTTTGTTCTTCagaattttatataaaaaattaaaaaattaatattagaaTATACTTTCTAATATTTAAATACGTAAtttaatggaggactcaaattttttaaatcatgaaatacTTGACTGTCTTTATTCTCACAATTACTTCTATTGGATGCTCAGTCAATATCTTTTCTTATaacatattaatttattattattgtattttaaatttattaattttattcattGTGAATATTTACGTATAATTATCTTTAAGTGAACCGGTATTATAAAAACTAAAtacttttatattattaaagaaTTGAAGTTAAACTCATATTATTTGGACTCTTTTATGAGATTCCAAGGCCTAGGATCATATGTACTTTCATCCATTATTAATACATTATTATTCCAACGGTCTAAATCACTTAAATTTTGCATTCAAATTTCCAAAAGAACAACTTACACAAATTTGTACCTCCTCAGTACATCTATTATTCGGTATTTATCAGttcgattaatttaaatttgtgttacgtaaaatttatttaacgAAAAAACACTAGATGAAACAACGTCTATTGGCTTTTTTTCCCATCTTGTTTCACccgtaaaatttaaaattctatgacaatgattatttttcaattgtaaggACAATTGAAAAATAGTTATTTGTGAATTTTACCATAAACGCTACTTATGGAAAGTTTCACCTTTAAAATTTGAAGCTCAATGGCATGGCAGTAGCTATTTTTGCTTACAGAAATTGAAAAttggttgtttgtgagttttaCTCGAAATGTTACCTATCGTgaatttttccctttttataaTTCGAATTTGAAACTTTTTGTCAAGGATTAAAAAATCTTATTCATCCGATTACATTCAGCGGTGGTAAAGAAATATAGTACTACTAATTAATTTTCATTTAGTACTACTCTTCATCCCCTTGTCTCCTTCCTTGCTCATCTAAATCCGTGACTCCCTTGAATTTAGTTAAAAGATTCTTCTGTCACTAACTATTTGTACTATTCCTTTCCTTTCTATTCCATTTATATGATTTAATTTGAATTCaaaagtcaaataaatttttttattataatatatttctaagtattttaaattattagtttttgtgattcataatattttttatgtagtttttaaaaatgttaaagattatatgtatatttgaaTACAACATCAATAACATACTCAATCTAATTTTATAAGTGggctttcaaaaaaatataatatatgcaaATATTACCTCCATCTTATAGaaatagagaaattatttttgataaatcttCGATTTAAATTAATCATTTTCAAAcagtttgaaaaagaaaatacataTATGAGAGAAGTAACAACAACGAAATAAAGCGAAATAAAAAGTATTACACAACAATCAGAAGAAAGAACAACAATGACAACAAAATAAAGCGTTAATTAAATGGAGCACAAAAGCCAAAGGTGAAATTCGAATGCAcagtcaaaataaaaaatttaactcTCAAAATCTAAATTActgcaacaacaataataatatactcaataTATAATCCACAAGTGTAATCGTAAAAGAATAGAATAATAAAGACTATTTTTGATAGATACGAAATTCAAAAATCCAAACTATAGCATGAAAATTGAGACGGagtaacatacatatatatatatatatacatatatatacacacacattcTCACAAATAAAACTACTACAAATTAATAATTTCTCTTTCATTCATTgaacacaattttttttctttaatttctacATCAATGGGGAACTGCAATTGTTCTATGAAAGCAGTAACAGATTCAAGAAAATCATCAGATTTAAATTTTGCTAGAGTTATGACAGATTCAGGTGAAATATTAAACCTTAAAGGCCCTAAATTAGTTCGACAAGTCCTAAATGAATTCCCAGGTTACAACATTTTCAGTTCAAATTGTTTGTCTTCTCCATTACATAATCAAGAATTGCTACTTGATGGACAGTTTTATTATCTTCACCCTGTAATTGAAAAAGAAACAGAGCACattttagaagaagaagaagaaaaaacagagcAAATTCGAGCTTCGTCGAGCTTGACGAAAGGGTCAGCAATGGAAGTTTTGCCAGTTCAACGAGAAGGTTCGTCCGCCTTCTATTTCATTTTATGTGAcactttttgttttgttttacaTGTTTCTATAATTTGATACGTTGtttggattttttaaaaaatgatgtcAAGTTTGTGTCTATTTTGGAGGATCCAGCAACATAGataacttagaaattttttataatttataaaaatatcatgtTGGATTTTACAtagtaatattttcaaaaagtcCAAGCAACATAGATATATAATAGGAAACTTTCTATTTATAATGGGCTATGTTGCTCCtacattttgaaaaaaatgtctAAACTGTGTTAGATCCTATAAAATATGTTGTACTTTTGGAGGATTCAACATGGTTTTCAGATATCATTGATTTAGTAAATGAAATAGTAACACTAAGTCTATCCAATAACCTACTGGTTTGAAGAG
The genomic region above belongs to Solanum dulcamara chromosome 5, daSolDulc1.2, whole genome shotgun sequence and contains:
- the LOC129890295 gene encoding uncharacterized protein LOC129890295, with the protein product MGNCNCSMKAVTDSRKSSDLNFARVMTDSGEILNLKGPKLVRQVLNEFPGYNIFSSNCLSSPLHNQELLLDGQFYYLHPVIEKETEHILEEEEEKTEQIRASSSLTKGSAMEVLPVQREGVWRVKLIINPQQLEEIFSEEGNTEALIEQMRIAANTSTIAKHTRSTSCGVNWKSTLPSVFKLPNEKAK